A window of the Lolium perenne isolate Kyuss_39 chromosome 7, Kyuss_2.0, whole genome shotgun sequence genome harbors these coding sequences:
- the LOC127318514 gene encoding IAA-alanine resistance protein 1, with protein MPRRLLALLLLAAAVAAAAGDGPSSAFCPFHVEEPHDHHDHGHSCGGAGAGDPHHEHHHHHHDHHHHQPDEIRRLLPEELAEEADLELEGFGHHHHHHHHHHHHDHSHSDVFQPETSPMGLWLKAMGCSLLVSLASLVCLVLLPVIFFQGKPSKAMVDALAIFGAGAMLGDSFFHQLPHAFGGGHSHSHDHEDHAHAHDESHAHSLEDLSVGMSILFGIVLFFIVEKIVRYVEDNAQNGVHSLGHGHHHHHHKREDTSDKAKLDHKKSDDEVKDTDQADKQTLHDGAIDKIDDADHKESNATIRKRISSSSSAANKEPVSSGTDSAPSKPLPSEDSTVSNSNLVFGYLNLFSDGVHNFTDGMALGSAFLLHGSVGGWSRTLFLLAHELPQEVGDFGILVRSGFTVSKALFFNFLSALAALAGTALALSLGKDPGHSSLIEGFTAGGFIYIAVAGVLPQMHDQKTTLSNSMTQLVFLTMGMLVALGISLVE; from the exons ATGCCCCGCCGCCTCCTCGCCCTGCTGCTCctggccgccgccgtcgccgccgcggcTGGAGACGGGCCCTCCTCGGCCTTCTGCCCCTTCCACGTCGAGGAGCCCCACGATCACCATGACCACGGCCACAGCTGCGGGGGCGCCGGCGCGGGTGATCCCCATCacgagcaccaccaccaccaccacgatcACCACCACCATCAGCCAGACGAGATCCGGCGGCTCCTCCCGGAGGAGCTGGCCGAGGAGGCGGATCTCGAGCTCGAAGGCttcggccaccaccaccaccaccaccaccaccaccaccaccacgaccACAGCCACAGCGACGTCTTCCAGCCCGAGACATCGCCCATGG GTCTCTGGCTAAAAGCGATGGGGTGCTCGCTGCTGGTCAGCCTCGCGTCGCTCGTCTGCCTCGTCCTCCTCCCAGTCATCTTCT TTCAGGGGAAACCCTCCAAGGCCATGGTGGACGCGCTTGCGATATTCGGG GCAGGAGCAATGCTTGGAGATTCATTTTTTCATCAACTGCCTCATGCTTTTG GTGGAGGGCATTCTCATTCACATGACCACGAGGATCACGCTCATGCTCATGATGAGTCACATGCACACTCTCTGGAAGACCTTTCTGTCGGCATGTCTATTTTAT TTGGTATTGTATTGTTCTTTATTGTCGAGAAGATTGTGAGGTATGTTGAAGACAATGCTCAAAATGGGGTTCATAGCTTGGGCCATgggcatcatcatcaccatcataaaCGAGAAGACACCAGTGATAAGGCGAAGTTGGATCACAAGAAAAGCGATGATGAGGTTAAAGATACAGATCAAGCAGACAAACAAACTTTGCATGATGGTGCAATTGACAAAATAGATGATGCAGATCATAAAGAGTCAAATGCTACGATACGTAAG AGGATCTCTTCTAGTTCCAGTGCTGCTAACAAAGAGCCTGTCAGTTCTGGAACTGATTCTGCCCCCAGCAAACCATTACCAAGTGAGGATTCCACTGTTTCCAACTCAAATCTGGTGTTTGGCTACCTTAATCTTTTCTCAGATGGTGTT CATAACTTCACTGATGGGATGGCTCTTGGAAGTGCTTTTCTGCTACATGGTTCTGTTGGAGGGTGGTCTAGAACTTTATTTCTTCTTGCTCATGAACTTCCTCAAGAG GTTGGGGATTTTGGAATCTTGGTTCGCTCGGGATTCACTGTATCTAAAGCCCTATTTTTCAATTTTCTCTCTGCGTTGGCTGCTCTTGCTGGAACAGCACTA GCACTGTCTTTGGGAAAGGATCCGGGACATTCTTCTTTGATTGAG GGTTTTACTGCTGGAGGTTTTATTTACATTGCTGTTGCCGGAGTCCTACCACAGATGCATGACCAGAAAACTACACTGAGCAACTCAATGACTCAGTTGGTTTTCCTGACAATGGGAATGCTGGTTGCTCTGGGGATATCTCTAGTAGAATGA
- the LOC127318455 gene encoding putative clathrin assembly protein At1g25240 gives MTTARRWWRRAAAAVKDRRSLYLTRVVALRPCTGPVTRSAELEAAVIRATSHDERAVDYRGAARVFALARASPPDMQPLMFALARRAGRTQCWAVALKALMLAHGLLLRSDLAPRAARLGRVPFDLADFRDRSAASPNSSGFSAFVRAYFRFLDVRSLFAAQEIDAASDDDDDDARLDRVSKRQHLLELLMQIRPYGDDMEENLVLEAMDCVVIEIFEVYSQVCTGIARFLVSVLGSAPTTPRPRAGETLDAARRRRGVHGMRVLRKAAEQSAQLASYFELCRSLGVLNAAEFPAVERVPDDDIRDLEKLIMAHAQETTKLVEDDNEAKALIIAMDNNEGNALVAMEKASVASNTVVTGEWVVFDEAEDNAGDGAGGRQGYIGNYVNPFVCAPLNLLA, from the coding sequence ATGACAACGGCACGGAGGTGGTGGcgtcgcgcggcggcggcggtcaagGACAGGAGGAGCCTGTACCTGACACGCGTGGTGGCGCTGCGGCCGTGCACGGGGCCGGTGACGAGGAGCGCGGAGCTGGAGGCGGCGGTGATCCGCGCCACGAGCCACGACGAGCGGGCGGTGGACTACCGGGGCGCGGCGCGGGTGTTCGCGCTGGCGCGCGCCTCGCCGCCGGACATGCAGCCGCTCATGTTCGCGCTCGCGCGCCGGGCGGGCCGGACGCAGTGCTGGGCCGTGGCGCTCAAGGCGCTCATGCTCGCGCACGGCCTGCTCCTGCGCTCCGACCTCGCGCCCCGCGCCGCGCGCCTCGGACGCGTCCCGTTCGACCTCGCCGACTTCCGCGACCGCTCCGCGGCGTCGCCCAACTCCTCCGGCTTCTCGGCCTTCGTGCGCGCCTACTTCCGCTTCCTCGACGTCCGCTCCCTCTTCGCCGCCCAGGAGATCGACGCcgccagcgacgacgacgacgacgacgcgcgTCTCGACCGCGTCTCCAAGCGGCAGCACCTGCTCGAGCTGCTCATGCAGATCCGGCCGTACGGGGACGACATGGAGGAGAACCTCGTCCTGGAGGCCATGGACTGCGTCGTCATCGAGATCTTCGAGGTCTACAGCCAGGTGTGCACCGGCATCGCCCGCTTCCTCGTCAGCGTTCTCGGCTCCGCGCCCACGACGCCCAGACCTCGAGCCGGGGAGACCCTGGACGCCGCCAGGCGGCGGAGGGGAGTGCACGGAATGCGGGTGCTGCGCAAGGCCGCGGAGCAGAGTGCACAGCTGGCGTCCTACTTCGAGCTCTGCCGGAGCCTAGGCGTGCTGAACGCCGCCGAGTTCCCCGCAGTGGAGCGCGTCCCCGACGACGACATAAGGGACCTCGAGAAGCTCATCATGGCCCACGCCCAAGAAACCACCAAGCTGGTGGAGGACGACAACGAAGCCAAGGCGCTCATCATCGCCATGGACAACAACGAAGGGAATGCGCTCGTCGCCATGGAGAAGGCCAGCGTGGCGTCGAACACGGTGGTGACGGGAGAGTGGGTGGTGTTCGACGAAGCCGAGGACAACGCCGGCGACGGTGCCGGTGGGAGGCAAGGGTATATTGGTAATTACGTGAACCCGTTCGTTTGCGCGCCGTTGAACTTGTTGGCTTAG
- the LOC139833692 gene encoding uncharacterized protein, giving the protein MFSVRSAYRLGIESALSALSTGQSSSAPNGDRQVWNIIWKANVPQKLRIFAWKAVTNSLDVRTNLNRRITSVVPVSVTCGCGKEDIHHALVSCTLDVALRHGMRDWWNLPAESAFRDIGDEWFLDLLINVAAVDRSRIIFLLWRVWHHRNNIVHGDGKASVAASVPYLKNYFETFISCTRPVLDVKGKSAFLQVPQPDPEGPLISKWAAPAEHSVKANVDAGWDAKTGRGGLGVVIRDHHGRVILSEWKHIPYCSSVEEAEILACLEGMKHLSNVPCDKGIVESDCLRVAYLHLKSGPCQ; this is encoded by the exons ATGTTCTCTGTGCGGTCGGCGTACAGACTTGGAATTGAGTCAGCGTTATCTGCCCTGAGTACAGGTCAATCTAGTAGTGCCCCAAATGGAGATCGCCAAGTTTGGAACATCATTTGGAAGGCAAATGTGCCACAAAAGCTAAGGATCTTTGCTTGGAAAGCAGTGACTAATTCCCTTGATGTAAGAACCAATCTGAATCGTCGTATTACTTCCGTGGTTCCAGTCAGTGTTACTTGCGGCTGTGGTAAGGAGGATATCCATCATGCCCTCGTCAGTTGTACATTGGATGTGGCGTTACGTCATGGAATGCGAGATTGGTGGAATTTACCAGCAGAATCAGCCTTCCGTGATATTGGGGATGAGTGGTTTCTGGACCTTCTCATCAATGTGGCCGCTGTTGATAGATCCCGCATCATTTTTCTTCTATGGAGGGTTTGGCACCATCGCAACAATATAGTTCACGGTGACGGGAAGGCGTCTGTTGCTGCTTCTGTCCCCTACCTGAAGAACTACTTTGAAACCTTCATCTCATGCACAAGGCCGGTCCTGGATGTTAAGGGCAAATCAGCATTTCTGCAAGTACCACAACCTGATCCTGAGGGCCCGCTTATCTCTAAGTGGGCAGCACCAGCAGAACATTCAGTTAAAGCCAATGTCGACGCAGGATGGGACGCTAAAACAGGAAGAGGCGGTCTGGGTGTTGTCATCAGAGATCACCATGGCCGTGTTATACTGTCAGAATGGAAGCACATCCCATATTGCTCAAGTGTTGAAGAGGCTGAAATTTTAGCATGCCTGGAGGGGATGAAACATTTGTCCAACGTTCCATGTGATAAAGGCATCGTCGAGTCTGACTGTCTACGGGTG GCATATTTGCATCTCAAAAGTGGACCGTGTCAGTAA